The following nucleotide sequence is from Microbulbifer sp. A4B17.
ATAAAGCCGTTCTCTTCAGCGATACGGCGAACTTCGGGCTTCTCCAGCTCCCCCAGAGGAAAGAGTGAACGGGCAAATTCGGCTTCTCCCACCGCATGCAGGAAATAGCTCTGGTCTTTGTTGCCGTCGAGTCCTTTCAATAGGTAGGTGCGGCCATCGATATCGCGGCGGCGAGTATAGTGCCCGGTGGCTATTGCATCCGCGCCCAGCACTTCGGCGTACTCAAGGAAGACCTTAAATTTGATTTCCCGGTTACACAGGATGTCCGGGTTGGGAGTACGTCCAGCTTTATACTCAGCCAGGAAGTACTCGAATACGTGATCCCAGTACTCGGCAGCAAAGTTGGCAGTGTGCAACTTGATGCCCAGTTTCTCACAAACGGCCTGGGCATCCGCCAGGTCCGCCTTAGCGGTACAGTATTCTGTGCCGTCGTCTTCATCCCAATTTTTCATAAACAGGCCTTCCACCTGGTAGCCCTGCTGGATCAGTAGGTGTGCGGCTACAGAGGAATCCACACCGCCGGACATACCGACGATGACGCGCTTTGGCTGTTTGTTGTGGGTGGAATCAGGCATAAGAAGGACAGTCACTACTTCACTGGTATGAAAGGGGGCCGAATTTTACCTGCGAACGCCCCATTTGACCAAGACCGCTTTGATCTTCCGTTATAGATTATCGTTTTCGGCGCGGTCGACTGCGGTTGTGTGCTGGTTTTGTCCGGGGCTTGGGTGCGCCAAAAACCTCCTCTATTCGATACTCGCCAGGCTGTAATGAGTCGAGCTTCCAACTGCCTATAGCCACCCGAATCAGTCGCAGGGTAGGGAAGCCTACCGCCGCAGTCATCCGCCTTACCTGGCGATTCCGCCCCTCGGAGATAGTCAGCTCCAGCCAGCTGGTTGGGATCGATTTGCGCTTGCGAATTGGCGGTGTGCGGGGCCAAGGCTCCATATCCGGCAGGCGCTTGGCCTTGGCAGGTGCGGTTCGGCCGTCCTTCAGGTCGACCCCTTGCCTGAGCATATAAAGAGCATCATCAGTAAGTTCACCTTCCACCTGGGCCCAATAGGTCTTGGGCATCTTCCGCTTGGGGTGGCTGATTTGATGTTGTAGCGCTCCATCATCAGTCAACAGTAGTAAACCTTCAGAATCGTAGTCCAGGCGCCCCGCCGCATAGAATCCCTTGTGTTGGATAAAGTTAGCCAGAGTGGCGCGATTCTGGTCATCTGTAAATTGGCTTAATACGCCAAAAGGCTTGTTGAGGAGAATAATCTTTGCCATAAGAAAAATTGAGTATTGTAATCCAACTACAAAAAATAGCCGAGGCTGCTATAATCCCGCCGTTTTTCATCCCCGCCCTAAGGTCCCGGGGGAGCGGTGCAAGCAACGCTGGACCTAAAAAGTCATAGAATTTTGGGAGTTTACGCAATATGGGTCATATCCAAGTGCCGGCAGACGGCGAAAAAGTTACAGTCAATTCCGACGGTTCGCTGAATGTTCCGAATCGCCCGGTTATTCCTTTCATCGAGGGTGACGGCATCGGTGTGGATATCACCCCGGTAATGCGCAAGGTGATCGACGCGTCTGTAGAAAAAGCTTTCGGCGGCGAAAAGAAAATCGAGTGGATGGAAATCTACTGCGGTGAGAAGGCGGCAGAGACTTACGCTGGCGACTGGTTCCCGGCTGAAACTCTGGAAGCGATCAAAGACTACGTTGTTAGCATTAAAGGCCCTCTGACCACTCCAGTAGGCGGCGGCTTCCGTTCCCTGAACGTTGCCCTGCGTCAGGAGCTGGATCTGTACGTATGTCAGCGCCCTGTGCGCTGGTTTAGCGGTGTACCTTCCCCGGTTAAAGAGCCGAACAAGGTAGACATGGTTATCTTCCGTGAAAACTCCGAAGATATCTACGCTGGTATCGAGTGGAAAGCTGATACTGACGAAGCTAAGAAAGTAATCAAGTTCCTGCAGGACGAGATGGGTGTTAAGAAGATCCGTTTCCCTGAGAACTGCGGTATCGGTGTTAAGCCGGTTTCTGCTGAAGGTACCAAGCGTCTCGTGCGCAAGGCTATCCAGTACGCTGTGGACCAGGATCGCGATTCTGTAACCCTGGTACACAAAGGCAACATCATGAAGTTCACCGAGGGTGCCTTCGCTGATTGGGGTTACGAGCTGGCTCGCGACGAGTTTGGCGCTCAGCCGCTGGACGGTGGTCCCTGGCACAGCTTCAAGAACCCGAAGACTGGCAAAGAAATCGTTGTTAAGGATGTAATTGCTGACGCTATGTTGCAGCAGATCCTGCTGCGTCCGGCTGAGTACGATGTAATTGCCACCCTGAACCTGAACGGCGACTACCTGTCCGACGCACTGGCTGCACAGGTTGGTGGTATCGGTATTGCTCCTGGCGCAAACCTGTCCGACGACGTTGCCCTGTTCGAAGCGACCCACGGTACTGCGCCTAAGTACGCTGGCCAGGACAAGGTTAACCCGGGCTCCCTGATTCTTTCCGCTGAGATGATGCTGCGTCACCTGGGTTGGAATGAAGCTGCTGACCTGGTGATCAAGGGTATGGAAGGTGCTATCGAAGCCAAAACCGTAACCTACGATTTCGAGCGCCTGATGGACGGTGCTGAGCTGAAGTCCTGTTCTGCGTTTGGTGACGAAGTTATCAAGCACATGGCTTAAGCTGCATTCGTGAGGCTGGGCTGGCTTTGAGTTGGCCCGAGTCCCATGAAAAAAGCCCTTCACCTTGGTGAAGGGCTTTTTTATTGTCTGTTTGCTGGGCTCGCTTAGCCGACAGCTTCCGCTTCCTTCTCCCTCGATTTTTCTGTGTGTACTACATCAGATTCGCTGTTGTTCGAAGTGTTGGGTGAAGTGGTTTCTGAGGTCAGTGCGGAGATATTTGCAGCGTGGTAGCCCTTGTCTCCTCGAATAATATCGAAGGTGACTTGTTGGCCGG
It contains:
- the mnmA gene encoding tRNA 2-thiouridine(34) synthase MnmA — translated: MPDSTHNKQPKRVIVGMSGGVDSSVAAHLLIQQGYQVEGLFMKNWDEDDGTEYCTAKADLADAQAVCEKLGIKLHTANFAAEYWDHVFEYFLAEYKAGRTPNPDILCNREIKFKVFLEYAEVLGADAIATGHYTRRRDIDGRTYLLKGLDGNKDQSYFLHAVGEAEFARSLFPLGELEKPEVRRIAEENGFITHNKKDSTGICFIGERRFKDFLEQYLPAQPGDMETPEGEVMGRHAGLMYHTIGQRQGLGIGGVKGAGEQPWYVVGKNLERNVLIVAQGAHHPLLYTTGLEATQTHWINGAAPSKTFRCQAKTRYRQPDQDCTVHLQDNGGLVVEFDEPQRAITPGQSLVLYDGETCLGGAVIEKATGVGAAVPEKYKKD
- a CDS encoding pseudouridine synthase, yielding MAKIILLNKPFGVLSQFTDDQNRATLANFIQHKGFYAAGRLDYDSEGLLLLTDDGALQHQISHPKRKMPKTYWAQVEGELTDDALYMLRQGVDLKDGRTAPAKAKRLPDMEPWPRTPPIRKRKSIPTSWLELTISEGRNRQVRRMTAAVGFPTLRLIRVAIGSWKLDSLQPGEYRIEEVFGAPKPRTKPAHNRSRPRRKR
- the icd gene encoding NADP-dependent isocitrate dehydrogenase, whose product is MGHIQVPADGEKVTVNSDGSLNVPNRPVIPFIEGDGIGVDITPVMRKVIDASVEKAFGGEKKIEWMEIYCGEKAAETYAGDWFPAETLEAIKDYVVSIKGPLTTPVGGGFRSLNVALRQELDLYVCQRPVRWFSGVPSPVKEPNKVDMVIFRENSEDIYAGIEWKADTDEAKKVIKFLQDEMGVKKIRFPENCGIGVKPVSAEGTKRLVRKAIQYAVDQDRDSVTLVHKGNIMKFTEGAFADWGYELARDEFGAQPLDGGPWHSFKNPKTGKEIVVKDVIADAMLQQILLRPAEYDVIATLNLNGDYLSDALAAQVGGIGIAPGANLSDDVALFEATHGTAPKYAGQDKVNPGSLILSAEMMLRHLGWNEAADLVIKGMEGAIEAKTVTYDFERLMDGAELKSCSAFGDEVIKHMA
- the cspD gene encoding cold shock domain-containing protein CspD, producing MPTGTVKWFNNAKGYGFILADEGGEDLFAHYSAIQMEGYRTLKAGQQVTFDIIRGDKGYHAANISALTSETTSPNTSNNSESDVVHTEKSREKEAEAVG